Genomic window (Nicotiana sylvestris chromosome 7, ASM39365v2, whole genome shotgun sequence):
aaccaatgaaaatggtgtttctcctgtacttgtttttgctgttgtgcagtatgcccataaaacaccaggtaacacttctggccaattacctttggacTCCTCTAAacgtttctttaaattgttgataatgatttTGTTTGTTGAGTcagcttgcccattacccaccggatgataaggtgtggatgtaattcttttgatctgccaactttgaaagaactcTGTGATTTGCGTGCCTATACATTGAGGGCCATTGTTGCATACGATTTCCTTTAGTACAccaaatcggcatatgatattccgctaaattaaatttttaacttctttttcatgcacctgtttgaatgctcctacttctacccatttagtaaaatagtcagtgagtacgagcaaaaattttacctgtccttttgcttgtggtagtggacccacaatatccatcccccatttcataaacgGCCACGGTTTAGTGACCGGATGTAGCAActctgcaggtctatgcatattattaccgtacctttggcatttatcacatttagccacaaaactttccgcttcttcttccattttgggccaataataacctgccctaattagggttcttaccaatgatcttcctcctgcgtgattcccacaatgctcctcgtgtatttctctcatcacGTATTCTATCTGAGAAGGtctgaggcatcttgctaagggactaCCGAACATTTTCggataaagattgccttgctttaagcaaTATCGAGCAACCTTTTTTCGAAGCGCGTGAACTTTCCTCTTGTCTTCAGGAACGATACCAATCTGCAAAaggcaacaatctcgttcctccaatcccacgttaagttattaaaatttacctcatttttatctggatcgtgcactgaatgaaacaaatgtattacaGAAGCATTTTTATTACTTGCCACGTCTGCTGTAGATGCGAGATTAGTTAAGGCATCCGCCTCAACATTTTCATCTCTTGGTATTAGCGTAACCTTCCAGGTTTGGAATTTCCTGATTAGATCCCGTACCATCTCTAAATACTGTTGCATTCGTGCTTCCCTAGCGGTATAAGTCCCCAGCACTTGGTTAATCACGAGCTGTGAATCGCTCTTGATTACAATCTCATTAATGCCAAGttctcgtgccagttctaaacctgcaatcactgcctcatactctgcctcattgttagttataaaaTGACTTTTAATGGCTTGTcaaatggtttcacccgtaggtggtaccaaaacgaTCCCTAAGCCTGCACCCTTTATGTTAGATGAACCATCAACAAATAAGGTCCAAATTCCTGGGTTAGCTCCGTTGAGCACCTGCAATTCTTTTTCTACTTCTAATTGCAccccttggctaaaatcagccacgaaattagctaacacttgagattttatagcagttctaggttggtatgtgatatcatattcacttaattctatagctcacttggctaacctacctgacaattcatgcttgtgtaatatattgcgtaatggataagcagttactacaacaataggatgacattgtaaataaggccttaattttctagatgccacgattaatgcaagtgcaagctttctaattgaggataccgcgtctccgcatctaataaagatttgctgacataatagatcagagattgtttaccttggtgcTCTCGGACTAAAACAATACTTACCGCTACTTTTGAAATGGCAAGGTAGATGAGTAGTCTTTCCCCAACCTTTGGTTTTGCGAGCAGTGGCGGATTTGATAagtatgtcttcaaatttttgagtgcctgttgacattcctcattccattcgaaatgatcttgatttttaagagctgaaaataatgtaaagcacttttctgatgatttagaaatgaatattcccaaggctgcaattcttcttgtcaacctctgcacttcttttttacttgtaagaACGTCAGAGATTTCTTCAATGGACTTAATCTGAgtgggattcacttcaataccacggttagagataagaaaacctaaaaacttacctgatgcaacaccaaatgcacatttcttaggatttaatttcatattaaattttcgcaaaatctGAAATGCATCAGGcaagtgtgatatatgatccCCTGAATGTTGAGTTTTGATGAACATGTCGTCTATATAGACTTCCATAGTTTTCCCCAAATGTTAATGAAACATTTTAGTCACTagtctttgatatgttgcaccagcatttttgagactaaaaggcattactttataacagtaagtccccctgtcagttatgaaggaagttttttcttcatctatcggatccattttgatctgattgtatcctgaatacgcatctaaaaaacttaataattcatatcctgcagtagcatcaattagttgatctatatgtggtagtggaaaagaatctttaggacaagctttgttaagatctatgtaatctacacaaactcgccccttaccattcttcttcggtaccacaacagtattggctaaccaattaggatactttacctcacggataAACCCAATCTTTAGTAATTTttgaacctcatcttgaatcacctgatttttgaaagttccttactttctcttcttttgtttgataGGAGGATGCGATGGGTCTTCAattaatttgtgagtcattacctccgATGGTATTCCTGTCAaatcagagtgggaccaagcaaaacattCCACGTTAGTTTacaaaaattcaatcaacttacctttcatgtcCTGGCTTAGATTGGCCCCTACCTAAACTTTCCTATCAGGCCATTGTGCAAATAACACCACAGCctctagttcttcaattgttatcttgatattttcgttttcctctggttcttgaatggtatctggCCTTGAATCCACGTCTGCTCGCCCtcgttcagttgaggtttgtgttgtggtaccCTCAACTGGATTCTGTGATTGGTATTTTTCTTCGTTTCTCCTACTTGAATTCGCTACAGAGTTGATGTTCTTGGATGTACGTTAGTCCCTATGGATTTGACATATTTCCTATGGTGatggaatttaataacttgatgcaaggttgacggaacgacatccatctcgtggatccatggtttccaaggatcatattgtaagccatctccatatatACTACatgaaactttgtatctttgacaactctTTCTGCGAATGTAGTAAGTATTACCTCTCCTTTCGTCACGACACTGGAATTGtcgaatccagatagagtatgcgcctttggtattaatttatcttcagcttgcatctcacgtaatactcttaatagaataatgttcacggaactacctggatcaatcaaaactcgttttacattagtatcatgtacgagtagagatattaccagtgcatcgttatgaggagaTAATACACCAtccgcatctgcatcatcaaacgtAATGCTTTCTTCCTCTAAGACATATCGCATCCGcttcccttgggtaattgtgacttttgaaattttattGGCTGCTGTGTACGTcacaccattgatgtcttcacctccacttataacgttgacggtccttttgggagaaggtggtttagggggctcttgcctattcttcatgtatgcttgcttacctttctcactgaataaTTCGGTGAGATAAccctgttttaataaatgatcaacttcactttgtaaaaacctATAGTCTGtcgttttatgcccgtgatcgttgtgaaatttgcaccaatgatcaggattgcgcctgtttggattcgatctcatctcttttggccatcgtaccttatcacccatgcttctcaaaacagctacgagctcgaagtgctcacattgaaattataaccgccaaacctcgccttcaagtttctatcatcatctcgtgactcacgTGTGTTTTGATCATTCCTAAATCTTGATGACGAGCCCGACTCTCTATTCCTCGACGTGTGATCATACCTTTGATTGTCCTGTTTTGACCGTAAGTCTTTTCCCGCTGGTCCCATGTATggttcgtacctgtttttaccggacCTATTTTCGATTTTCGTCCGTCTCAAACTTACCTTTTATTCTTTTTGAGACCGTGAGATAATATCTTCCTCTATCCTCAGCTTCATGCTATActtgttgtaaacatcattccgtgttgtagctgggaattcacgaagactttccttgagtcgccttgtagcttctgagcttttttcattcaaattacttgtgaaggctatagctgcccaattgtCAAGTACACGcggtaatgtcattctttcatGTTAGGATCTgtccacgaactctctaagcaatTTTGagtccctttgcttgattttaaaaatatctaccattcttttttcgactttttgagctcccaaGTGTGCTTTGATCAAAGAATctacaagctcagcaaaagaatttatagaatttttgggTAGAAAAGAATACTATGTTAATGCacccttagtgagtgtttcactgaatttcttgaccaatactgattcgatCTCCTGTTTGGTCAAGttgttgccttttacgcctgttgtgaatgcaATCACGTGGTCTCGTAgatcagttgttccatcgtattttggaatatcgggcattttgaatttctttggaattgggaggggagcagaacttggcttccagggttgttgcgaatatttATCCATTtctatccctttgattacgggcaacaccccgggtatttgctctatgcggtcactttgctccttgagctgtttctgcaatgttaatactaaattttgtaaatcagaattgactaagttacctggtACTCCCTCTTGTGATTCGCTGGGGGTTCCACCACTACCTGAATTAACAAGCCCAGAgcgagggttctccaaagtgttgttatttggagtgggtgtAGGTGGTGCAGCTGGTAACTGGCTAGCAAAAgcctcaagagctttattgacctgtTCAGCAATTAGTTTTTGCAAAGCTTCATCGACaacttcaacattttcaaattgagcgtttccatttgtatgagatccatcaggagtgcCTTCTCGAGACCGCCGAGGAGAGATTTGTGGAGAAGGGACCGGGGTGTGATTATCTTGTAAATTTCCCTGAAGTTGTTGGTTTTCTTGAATGTTGTCATTATTGTTCGACatggttgatgcaacaaggaaagttaaacTAAAAAGGAATAGATTATCatattcccggtaacggaaccaatttatttaaccaaaaagtggaatTTTGGTTAAAGCCTTAATTTATAAGAACTCGGATTACTGATAATCAAAGAATGAATAAAGGAAAGTGATTTTTGCCAAGAATAAGATAACAAAGTAAAACCAATGTATTCAAATTGTATTTTGTGTGTTTACAATTGACCCATTctttcccttttatagctatcttgGAAATATGTGTTTTGCCTTTatcataataaggccattatagacaattaaagacattaaatgctacgttacataattaTTGTTTCCCCATAGTTGATAACTTCCCTAATGCCCCCAGTAGGAGCagaagaggaggtaggcttcgtaatTTAGGATCTTCATCCTTGTGTGGTTCTTCTCTTCCTTCGCCTAGTTTTGGCCCTTCTTCTTGAACTAGAGGTTCTCTTTCACACAGATCTTCTTCTAGAGGTAAAGAATCTGCTGATCCTCTTCGTGAACCTCTAGTAGAGGAGATATTTCCTACGGAACTATCTTTCTATAATGACAGAGAATCTCTTAGAAATCAAGTATCTTCTTTAGATCGTGTTGATATCTATACCATTCAAAtcactgaaggtttgatttcTTTAGACCGCAGAGACTGCCATTGGAGTCATGACTTTCCTATCTTTATTCCcaatccaaatcaaagaattacCTCTTACTTAACCGGTTTTTCCTTTGTCTATATGTACCCTTTCACATTAggattcaaacctgctattgatcCTGTTATTCTCGAGTTCTGTCATTTCTTTAATGTTTGCttaggtcaaattggcccaataataTGGAGGGTTATTGtctgtttgaggcatttgaccaacaTATCTAGTGTGCCTTTTACTTTCCTACATCTAATTCATCTTTACTCCTATAGACTCTTtcgcaatggtgtttttacactagtagccaggagcaaAAGAGTTCTAGTTAGCCCAGAAAatgacaaagaccgtggctggtatgccaggtttattgctgcccccactgttggtttagtgggtgatgaaaacgttcccttccctgagaagtgaaattttgcacgtgagtcttctaactttctcgtacctttttcttcaattttgttgatttttctaattttacttttcttttagcaaccatgggagctGTGGAAGATGTTCCCAATTTTTGTAACTGGGTAGGAAGGCTGTTGAGTATTGCACCAATggatggtagatcttggaaaacCCTTTCCCAACgttttggttggaaagtaaaaactcatggtaagagcttttattttattttacatatTGTTTTTTCCCAAACTTATCTCAATCCTTCTTTCTATCAGGATTTTCTATTAGAGGAGTTACTGCTGAGGTGGTTGCAGCTTCTCGTATCTCTTTGGAAATGTCTCAAAAATAATTCTGGGCTCTTCAACAAAAAGAAAAGCCGTTGATGACCAAGATTCCGAAGAAGAGGAAGACGGGGGTTCCTTGGTAACAAGGCCACGGGCTCGTAGACGCATTATTTCTGATGATGAAGCAGAAGCATCCCACCGACGTTCTATTCCTCTTAACGAATCTATTGAAGCCCTTGTAGTGATCCCTAATGATGTTGATGATGCTCCCGCTGCTGCTCGTGATTCTGTTGAGCAGATTTTTGACCACGGGTTTGTAGTGAAAGTTTAGGTCCCGTTTCTGATGAAGCTCCCTTGGCTTCTTTTTCTCTTCCCATGCCTGTGACTCCTACTTTGCCTATTATGGCTGCGTCCGTTCCTCCCCAGGCTATTTTACTACTTTTACTGTTCCTCCTTCGACAATTTCTCCTCCACCTACTCACCGTGCTGAGGTTGGCTCCTCAAGTAGGAGTGGTGCTATGAGGCAAATGATTATTGAAGTCCCTACTGTGGGCAACTTTTTAAGGAAATCGGGTCAAGCAGATGTGTGGCTAAAGCCTTTAATTGGTCCTGTTGAGAGAGCCAAGCTAGAGAGCCATAGTTCTTTGACATTGATGAATGACATTGTGCatgcttctttaaaggtattccttttTTCTAACTCTTACTTTGTCATTTTTCTACCTTTGGGATTCTCATTTCCTTCCCTTTCCCCCTTTTAAGGCCAATCTCATCGGCACGGAGATGATGAAAAGAGTTACCCTCTTAGAGCAGTTAGTGTGTGATTACCAATTGGAGGCATATAATTGGAAGGAACAGTATGAAAGTCTTCAGATCGACGTGGAGTACTTAGAAGAAAGTAAAAGTACCTTGGAGCAGCAGGTGCGGGCTTTGACTTCAGAATTGGCAGTTGAAAAGGCTTCCTCTAGTCAAGCAGACAAGGAAAAGGCTCGTCTTGAAACTTCTTTTTCCGAGCAGCCTTCCTAGGCAAGTGAGGATattagagagttgaaggctctcttgGATTTAAAAGAAGCCTATGCTGGTGAACTCATGCAGAATTTGACTCAAGCCCAAGAAGACCTCCGGGTTTCTTCTGATAAGGTATGTTCCTTAGAAAATtcccatgcctctcttcaagcttcttattaatctaccttggctgaaaatgaaaagcTAAAGAATGAAATCGCTGACTGGGAAAGAGATTATGAGACCCTTGAAGATAAGTCTGCCATTGAAGTAAGTTGGGCGTTTTTGAATTCTCGCCGTGATACCCTTGTTGACGCTATCCAAgagaattttaacttggaatctgagttatCTAAGATCAATAAAACTATTGAGAAGACTAAGCAGAACCAAGAATTTCCTTCTCCCGTGGTCCAAGCTTCCGCATATATTGAAGATGATACAGGTATCCCCACTCCTTCAAGCCAAGTTGAACCCGCTGTTGTTGATGTACCTGCTTCAGTTCCTTCATCTTCTTAGTGACAAGTTTAAGTTGTTTAAATTCCTTTgtgtctctttttttctttttgaaaaattGTGGTTAAAACCCTTGGTCTCATTTGAGGGTTTGTTTTGGAAACTTAAGTCCCCAGACCTTTTATGGGGCAATATGTATAAACAGTTTtcagtttatgactaagttcatacttagtctaagctttttaatattaagaagtttttcgtTACTATTTgaacttttgttttgtttattcttgcctttatttctaagaacttactgaataacttgcatttttactcttcaaaaatgcttctgttaacttcGTGAATGCTTAAATTAAtcatgaatttataaaagagggcccttttatattcgacacttaatgaagaagacgtctcaacttcataacggtgttaatatacgataaaagaaatagagatacacatgtttcttgaaataactttgacaaatTTTTATTTGAACGttgtctagttttgaataacactttacatgtatttgaattacatctataactttctcgtaactgttttcctcctaacagatttaaaaaagaaaaataaacacgagatttttatttataacctgtttcagtacattgcCTTTACCCTAGCTATGGTAGGGTCTTCCTTTAGGCTTAGCTTGTGACTTTGCTCTGTACTTGACTCATTCATTGGGTGACCTTTTCAGGCTTGATCTTTGATTATTtcccaatcttctttgccttctttatacacatgcctgtgtatattatatagtcccccaagtgtttgagcgttgaagtatgaagcctcgagcacttgactGTTCCTCTTATTTGGTCCTttccctgaaaaggaaaaacatacgggactcaaaggtgcgattatagatgaagactgcttagctcgtttaaatttctatcagaataattgtaaccctagaccgaaaagtttaatttattccacgtgccttgcaggtcgtgtctcatcatttagtacgggctagcttttttgcctatcatctaaaatcgttagtaaaatttaacaattaaaaaattaaattttaaaatacagATACCTaaccgtgggtattccttagaaatagtatctcttcaggtgaacaacattccaatgtgaaggtagtatcttgccatccattgtttccagctcatatgctcctttacctgcaatatcatgaatcctaagggtccttcccatgttagACTTAATTTCCCGGCATTAGCTGCCTTcatagattgaaaaacctttttgagcacgaagtccccaattttgaagaatcttaggcgtgcttttcggttgtagtatcattctatgacctgcttttgtgttgccattcttattagtgcagcttccctttttccttcaagtagatCAAGATCTATGCGCATTTCTTCGTTATTAGACTCTTCTGATGCTTGTGTAAATCTTGTACTTGTCTCTCCTATATCtactggaattaaagcctcagctccgtaaaccaatgaaaatggtgtttctcctgtacttgtttttgctgttgtgcggtatgcccataaaacaccaggtaacacttctggccaattacctttggacTCCTCTAAatgtttctttaaattgttgataatgattttgtttgttgactcagcttgcccattacccatcggatgataaggtgtggatgtaattcttttgatctgccaactttgaaaaaactcTGTGATTTGCGTGCCTATAAATTGAGGGACATTGTCGCATACAATTTCCTTTGGTACACCAAATCGGAATATAATATTCCACCAAATGaaatctttaacttctttttcatgtacctgtttgaatgctcctgcttccacccatttagtaaaatagtcagtgagtacgagcaaatattttacctgtccttttgcttgtgatagtggacccacgatatccatcctcCATTTCATAAAAAGCCACAGTGTAGTGACCAGATGTAGCATCTCTGtaggtctatgcatattattaccgtacctttggcatttatcacatttatcCATGAAACTTTCCGCTTCTTCTTGcattttgggccaataataacctgccatGATTAGGGTTCTTACCAATgatcttcctcctgcgtgattcccacaatgtccctcgtgtatttctctcatcatGTATTCTGTCTAAGAAGGTatgaggcatcttgctaagggaccaccgaacttTTTCCaataaagattgccttgctttaagcaaTATCGAGCAGCATTTTTTCAAAGCGCGTGAGCTTTCCTCTTGTCTTCAGGAACGATACCATTCTGCAAAAaggcaacaatctcgttcctccaatcccaggttaagttattaaaatttacctcatttttatctggatcgagcactgaatgaaacaaatgtattacagaagcatttttattgcttgccacgtctgctgcagatgcgagattagctaaggCATCCGCCTCAACATTTTCATCTCTTGGTATTACCGTAACCTTCCAGGTTTGGAATTTCCTGATTAGATCCCGTACCTTCTCTAAATACTATTGCATTTGTGCTTCCCTAGcggtataagtccccagcatttggttAACCACGAGCTGTGAATCGCTCTTGATTACAAGCTGATTAATGCCAAGttctcgtgccagttctaaacctgcaatcactgCCTCacactctgcctcattgttagttatagaatgacttttaatggcttgtcgaatggtttcacccgtaggtggtacaaAAACGATCCCTAAGTCAGCACCCTTTATGTTAGATGAACCATCAACAAATAAGGTCCAAATTCCTGGATTAGCTCTGTTGAGCACCTGCAAtttttttttctgcttctaattgcaccccttggctaaaatcagccacgaaatcagctaacacttgagattttatagctgTACTAGGTTGGTATAtgatatcatattcacttaattctataacccacttggctaacctacctgacaattcatgcttgtgtaatatattgcgtaatggataagcagttactacagcaataggatgacattgaaaataaggccttaattttctagatgccatgattaatgcaagtgcaagcttttctaattgaggataccaCATCTCCGCATCTAATAAAGATTTGCTGACATAATAGAtcagagattgtttaccttggtcctctcgAACTAAAACAACACTTATCGCTACTTCTAAGACGACAAGGTAGATGAGTAGTCTTTCCCCAACCTTTGGTTTTGCGAGCAGTGGCGGATTTGATAagtatgtcttcaaatttttgagtgcctgctgacattcctcattccattcgaaatgatcttg
Coding sequences:
- the LOC138874008 gene encoding uncharacterized protein, which translates into the protein MTLPRVLDNWAAIAFTSNLNEKSSEATRRLKESLREFPATTRNDGYLTELFSEKGKQAYMKNRQEPPKPPSPKRTVNVISGGEDINGVTYTAANKISKVTITQGKRMRYVLEEESITFDDADADGVLSPHNDALILRKFNMKLNPKKCAFGVASEYEAVIAGLELARELGINEIVIKSDSQLVINQVLGTYTAREARMQQYLEMVRDLIRKFQTWKVTLIPRDENVEADALTNLASTADVASNKNASVIHLFHSVHDPDKNEIGIVPEDKRKVHALRKKVARYCLKQGNLYPKMFGSPLARCLRPSQIEYVMREIHEEHCGNHAGGRSLIKRITSTPYHPVGNGQADSTNKIIINNLKKRLEESKGNWPEVLPGVLWAYCTTAKTSTGETPFSLVYGAETLIPVKIGEPSTRFTQASEESNNEEMHINLDLLEGKREAALIRMAAQKQVIERYYNRKARLRFFKIGDFVLKKVFQSMKAANAGKLSPTWEGPDRIHDISGKEAYEMETMDGKILLSH